In Actinomyces radicidentis, one genomic interval encodes:
- a CDS encoding NADPH-dependent oxidoreductase yields MSGPTIDVQLAHRTIRAYTDEPVGEDVITTLLDVARQSATSSFRQQVTVIRVLDPAIREEIHAVSGQPYVGGSRGELLVFVVDLHRNAVLRERAGADVEPVERTNLFLQAVEDTVIAAQNLVVAAESLGLGTTYLGSIATDPRRIIAALGLPRHTYPLLGLLVGHPDQEPQFKPRLPREITTAVDTYPEVTDHLEALEAYDRTVRDYYDLREANKRSDTFTAQVVRTLGNGGSSSSPVLEVLHEQGLCLR; encoded by the coding sequence GTGAGCGGCCCGACCATCGACGTCCAGCTCGCCCACCGCACCATCCGCGCGTACACCGACGAGCCCGTCGGCGAGGACGTCATCACCACCCTCCTCGACGTCGCCCGCCAGTCGGCCACCTCCTCCTTCCGCCAGCAGGTCACCGTCATCCGCGTGCTCGACCCCGCCATCCGCGAGGAGATCCACGCCGTCTCCGGCCAGCCCTACGTCGGCGGCAGCCGCGGCGAGCTCCTCGTGTTCGTCGTCGACCTCCACCGCAACGCCGTCCTGCGCGAGCGCGCCGGCGCCGACGTCGAGCCGGTCGAGCGCACCAACCTCTTCCTCCAGGCCGTCGAGGACACCGTCATCGCCGCGCAGAACCTCGTCGTCGCCGCCGAGTCCCTGGGCCTGGGCACCACCTACCTCGGCTCGATCGCCACGGACCCGCGCCGGATCATCGCCGCACTCGGCCTGCCGCGGCACACCTACCCGCTGCTCGGCCTCCTCGTCGGCCACCCGGACCAGGAGCCCCAGTTCAAGCCGCGCCTGCCCCGCGAGATCACCACCGCCGTCGACACCTACCCGGAGGTGACGGACCACCTCGAGGCCCTCGAGGCCTACGACCGCACCGTGCGCGATTACTACGACCTGCGCGAGGCCAACAAGCGCTCCGACACCTTCACCGCGCAGGTGGTGCGCACCCTCGGCAACGGCGGCTCCTCCAGCTCGCCCGTCCTCGAGGTCCTCCACGAGCAGGGGCTGTGCCTGCGATGA
- a CDS encoding 3'-5' exonuclease — MPFYHRRPHDRGPLRPRTATVAPAAYARAAEDREALASAAREVGYAVVDLETTGLSPAGDEILEIGLVLAGPDGVEQRAWSTLVDPGAGVDVGPTFIHGIVAEDLVGAPSLDDVADLLVRDLAGRVVVAHNARFDVGFLTQALGRRERLARGARVPRVCTMEWARHFITTPSRRLTTCCEASGVEIGHHHSALDDARASAGLLRHYMSIGAQRGEAPVAWARALADARAFTGWTWDEAAAERAEALLVPRRGPGVPREGVPDHL, encoded by the coding sequence ATGCCCTTCTACCACCGCCGCCCGCACGACCGCGGCCCGCTGAGGCCGCGCACGGCGACGGTCGCGCCCGCGGCGTACGCCCGGGCCGCCGAGGACCGCGAGGCGCTGGCGAGCGCGGCCCGCGAGGTCGGCTACGCCGTCGTCGACCTGGAGACGACCGGCCTGTCCCCCGCCGGGGACGAGATCCTCGAGATCGGCCTCGTCCTGGCCGGTCCCGACGGCGTCGAGCAGCGCGCCTGGTCCACCCTCGTCGACCCGGGCGCCGGCGTGGACGTGGGGCCGACCTTCATCCACGGGATCGTCGCGGAGGACCTCGTCGGCGCCCCGAGCCTCGACGACGTCGCCGACCTCCTCGTGCGGGACCTGGCCGGGCGCGTCGTCGTGGCCCACAACGCCCGCTTCGACGTCGGCTTCCTCACCCAGGCGCTCGGGCGCCGGGAGCGCCTGGCCCGCGGGGCCCGGGTGCCGCGCGTGTGCACGATGGAGTGGGCGCGTCACTTCATCACGACGCCGTCGCGCCGCCTCACGACCTGCTGCGAGGCCTCCGGCGTGGAGATCGGGCACCACCACTCGGCGCTCGACGACGCCCGCGCCTCCGCGGGCCTGCTGCGCCACTACATGAGCATCGGGGCGCAGCGCGGCGAGGCGCCGGTCGCCTGGGCGCGGGCGCTGGCGGACGCGCGCGCCTTCACCGGCTGGACCTGGGACGAGGCCGCCGCCGAGCGGGCCGAGGCCCTGCTCGTGCCGCGCCGTGGCCCGGGCGTGCCCCGCGAGGGCGTCCCGGACCACCTCTGA